From Micromonospora sp. NBC_01699, a single genomic window includes:
- a CDS encoding nucleotidyltransferase domain-containing protein, translating into MDIEDKLSGWTLPSSVTEQDKQDRTERMIRAAIKEHAAFNGCDLKVYAKGSYANNTNVKADSDVDIAVQCSNLIYWETESSGANPPASPYAGIWTPAKFRSELGAALRTKFPGQVDSSGSTAFRINSGSARVEADVVPCFDYHYYFTSGGRREGTKVFKKDNSSLINYPTQQLQNGKDKNNLTRQYYKKTVRIMKRVENAMVIVGTHREVPSFFIECLVYSCPDEIFLRSTWTETVRGIIAHIWGGLQGGEPSVERERWREVNECKYLFDSQQSWNRADGRDFAKAAWNYLGFHS; encoded by the coding sequence GTGGATATAGAGGACAAGCTGAGCGGTTGGACGCTTCCGTCCAGCGTGACGGAACAGGACAAGCAGGACCGCACGGAGAGAATGATCCGTGCGGCCATCAAGGAGCACGCGGCGTTCAACGGCTGCGATCTCAAGGTCTACGCAAAGGGGTCATATGCGAACAACACGAACGTCAAGGCTGACAGCGACGTAGACATTGCGGTGCAGTGCAGCAATCTCATCTACTGGGAGACGGAAAGCTCAGGCGCCAACCCACCCGCATCGCCGTATGCAGGGATCTGGACACCCGCAAAATTCCGGTCGGAGTTGGGCGCCGCGCTGCGGACCAAGTTCCCTGGTCAGGTCGACTCCTCCGGCTCGACCGCGTTCCGTATCAACTCCGGCAGCGCTCGAGTAGAGGCGGATGTTGTCCCTTGCTTCGACTACCACTATTACTTCACAAGCGGTGGGCGCCGGGAGGGCACCAAGGTTTTCAAAAAGGACAATAGCAGCCTCATCAACTACCCGACTCAACAGTTGCAGAACGGAAAAGACAAGAACAACCTCACCAGACAGTACTACAAAAAGACTGTGCGCATCATGAAGCGGGTCGAGAATGCGATGGTTATTGTGGGCACCCATCGGGAGGTGCCGTCGTTCTTTATCGAATGCTTAGTTTATAGCTGCCCCGACGAGATCTTTCTTAGGTCAACCTGGACTGAGACGGTTCGAGGAATCATCGCCCACATCTGGGGTGGCCTCCAAGGCGGAGAACCAAGCGTAGAACGCGAACGCTGGAGGGAGGTCAACGAATGCAAGTATCTATTCGACAGCCAGCAGTCCTGGAACCGCGCCGATGGACGTGACTTTGCTAAGGCGGCCTGGAATTACTTGGGTTTCCACTCATGA
- a CDS encoding glycosyl hydrolase family 95 catalytic domain-containing protein has protein sequence MLAAAVAVPVPAFAGPTPLAAPDTAPLAAGADPLTLWYDEPAADWETQALPIGNGALGGMVFGRVANETVQFNEKTLWTGGPGAPGYNFGNWTSPRPNAIADIQALINQNGRISPQEVANRLGQPKSSFGSYQSFGDLSLRLTEDPGTVQEYRRELNIGTAVAKVSYVDEGVRYTREYFASNPDNVLVVKLSADQPGKVGFTAGVTAANNRSKTTTATGGRITFAGALNDNKLKYESQIQVNNDGGTRTDGTDGTVTVAGANSATLVLAAGTDYAGVYPTYRGTDPHAAVTGRVDTAAAKSYAELLAAHQVDYKALFDRVNLDLGQVMPNIPTDDLLRNYDKGNAGADRALESLFFQYGRYLLVASSRGGSLPANLQGVWNNSTNPPWDADYHVNINLQMNYWPAEVTNLSETTAPLFDYVDSMVAPGKVTAQQIYGNRGWVVNNETNPWGFTGLHNYPQSFWFPEAGAWLAQSYFQHYQFTKDDKFLRERAYPMMKELAQFWMDELVVDPRDGKLVVSPSYSPENGDFTAGASMSQQIVWELFTNTIEAAGILGGDGTFRNEVKAALANLDPGIRVGSWGQLQEWKLDLDSPTDTHRHVSHLFALHPGSQISPTKNPEIAEAAKVSLTARGDGGTGWSKAWKINFWARLLDGDHSHKMLSEQLKGSTLANLWDTHPPFQIDGNFGATSGMAEMLLQSQTGEIQVLPALPSKWANGSVTGLRAQGDNTVDVRWSGGAADEIKVTTGRAGKVSLRNSMFTGPYTLVDAASGRKITTTGGGEKITFDAVKGHTYVATAQVDINIAAPATLEVGQTAPVTVTVKASGTATVPASTVKLAVPEGWTVRPGQIATPKLRPGDSQVYTFTVAPTREAEAGPNRIEARLINDDWRATASTSIALPVPPPCDVPNQTRPLVAWDPSSGDTIADRSPNGRTATVQTGAGYVAAGPTGSALALNGQRYLRTTPTTLGYLNTATFAAEVKVTTTGSYRRLFDSQPGGNPGTDGVLIDLTPSNQVRFIGAGNGVTTTATLPTGRFIDLVITMADDGAITVYVDGQVAGTAKVPDGGIIGCATRELRFAADQDGGQRLTGELDRVAIFPTALPADQVVGWQARAFG, from the coding sequence GTGCTTGCCGCGGCGGTTGCCGTACCCGTGCCCGCCTTTGCCGGTCCGACGCCGCTCGCGGCCCCGGACACCGCACCGCTCGCGGCCGGTGCCGACCCGCTGACCCTCTGGTACGACGAACCGGCCGCCGACTGGGAGACCCAGGCGTTGCCGATCGGTAACGGCGCGCTCGGCGGCATGGTGTTCGGCCGGGTCGCGAACGAGACCGTGCAGTTCAACGAGAAGACCCTGTGGACCGGCGGACCGGGCGCGCCCGGTTACAACTTCGGCAACTGGACCTCGCCCCGGCCGAACGCGATCGCCGACATCCAGGCCCTGATCAACCAGAACGGGCGCATCTCCCCGCAGGAGGTGGCAAACCGGCTCGGCCAGCCGAAGAGCAGCTTCGGCTCCTACCAGAGCTTCGGTGACCTGTCGCTGCGGCTGACCGAGGACCCGGGCACGGTCCAGGAATACCGCCGCGAGCTGAACATCGGCACCGCCGTCGCCAAGGTCAGCTACGTCGACGAGGGCGTCCGCTACACCCGCGAGTACTTTGCCAGCAACCCGGACAACGTGCTGGTGGTCAAGCTCAGCGCCGACCAGCCCGGCAAGGTCGGCTTCACCGCCGGCGTGACCGCGGCGAACAACCGCTCGAAGACGACCACCGCCACCGGCGGCCGGATCACCTTCGCCGGGGCGCTCAACGACAACAAGCTCAAGTACGAGTCGCAGATCCAGGTCAACAACGACGGCGGCACCCGGACCGACGGCACCGACGGCACGGTCACCGTGGCCGGCGCCAACTCGGCCACCCTGGTGCTGGCCGCCGGCACCGACTACGCCGGGGTCTACCCGACCTACCGGGGCACCGACCCACACGCGGCGGTCACCGGCCGGGTCGACACCGCGGCGGCGAAGTCGTACGCGGAGCTGCTCGCCGCGCACCAGGTCGACTACAAGGCCCTGTTCGACCGGGTCAACCTCGACCTCGGCCAGGTGATGCCGAACATCCCGACCGACGACCTGCTGCGCAACTACGACAAGGGCAACGCCGGTGCCGACCGCGCGCTGGAGAGCCTCTTCTTCCAGTACGGCCGCTACCTGCTGGTCGCCTCGTCGCGGGGCGGCTCGCTGCCGGCGAACCTCCAGGGCGTGTGGAACAACTCCACCAACCCGCCGTGGGACGCCGACTACCACGTCAACATCAACCTCCAGATGAACTACTGGCCGGCGGAGGTCACCAACCTCTCCGAGACCACCGCCCCGCTGTTCGACTACGTCGACTCGATGGTGGCACCGGGCAAGGTCACCGCCCAGCAGATCTACGGCAACCGGGGCTGGGTGGTCAACAACGAGACCAACCCGTGGGGGTTCACCGGCCTGCACAACTACCCGCAGTCGTTCTGGTTCCCGGAGGCGGGCGCCTGGCTGGCCCAGTCGTACTTCCAGCACTACCAGTTCACCAAGGACGACAAGTTCCTCCGTGAGCGGGCCTACCCGATGATGAAGGAACTGGCCCAGTTCTGGATGGACGAGCTGGTCGTCGACCCGCGCGACGGCAAGCTGGTGGTCTCCCCCAGCTACTCGCCGGAAAACGGTGACTTCACTGCCGGTGCGTCGATGTCGCAGCAGATCGTCTGGGAGCTGTTCACCAACACGATCGAGGCGGCCGGCATCCTCGGCGGCGACGGCACCTTCCGCAACGAGGTCAAGGCCGCCCTGGCGAACCTCGACCCGGGCATCCGGGTCGGCTCGTGGGGCCAGCTCCAGGAGTGGAAGCTCGACCTGGACAGCCCGACCGACACCCACCGGCACGTGTCGCACCTGTTCGCCCTGCACCCGGGCTCGCAGATCTCGCCGACCAAAAACCCGGAGATCGCCGAGGCCGCCAAGGTCTCGCTGACCGCCCGTGGCGACGGTGGCACCGGCTGGAGCAAGGCCTGGAAAATCAACTTCTGGGCCCGGCTGCTCGACGGCGACCACTCGCACAAGATGCTGAGCGAGCAGCTCAAGGGCAGCACCCTGGCGAACCTGTGGGACACCCACCCGCCGTTCCAGATCGACGGCAACTTCGGTGCCACCTCCGGCATGGCCGAGATGCTGCTCCAGAGCCAAACTGGTGAGATCCAGGTCCTGCCGGCCCTGCCGAGCAAGTGGGCCAACGGCTCCGTCACCGGCCTGCGGGCCCAGGGCGACAACACCGTGGACGTACGCTGGTCCGGCGGTGCCGCCGACGAGATCAAGGTGACCACCGGTCGCGCCGGCAAGGTCAGCCTGCGCAACTCGATGTTCACCGGCCCGTACACCCTCGTGGACGCGGCCAGCGGCCGGAAGATCACCACCACCGGCGGCGGCGAGAAGATCACCTTCGACGCCGTCAAGGGCCACACCTACGTCGCCACCGCCCAGGTCGACATCAACATCGCGGCGCCGGCCACCCTGGAGGTCGGCCAGACCGCGCCGGTCACCGTCACAGTCAAGGCATCGGGTACGGCCACAGTGCCGGCCTCGACGGTCAAGCTCGCCGTTCCGGAAGGCTGGACCGTACGGCCCGGCCAGATCGCCACGCCGAAGCTCCGCCCCGGAGACTCGCAGGTCTACACGTTCACGGTCGCCCCGACCAGGGAAGCCGAGGCGGGTCCGAACCGGATCGAGGCACGACTCATCAACGATGACTGGCGGGCCACCGCCAGCACCTCGATCGCCCTGCCCGTCCCGCCGCCGTGCGACGTGCCGAACCAGACCCGCCCGCTCGTCGCCTGGGACCCAAGCTCAGGTGACACCATCGCGGACCGCTCCCCCAACGGGCGCACCGCGACGGTCCAGACCGGAGCCGGGTACGTCGCCGCCGGCCCGACCGGCAGCGCGCTGGCGCTCAACGGCCAGCGTTACCTGCGTACGACCCCGACGACGCTCGGCTACCTGAACACGGCCACGTTCGCGGCCGAGGTGAAGGTGACGACAACCGGTAGCTACCGCCGGCTGTTCGACTCCCAGCCCGGCGGCAACCCCGGCACCGACGGGGTCCTGATCGACCTCACGCCGAGCAACCAGGTCCGGTTCATCGGCGCCGGCAACGGCGTGACCACCACGGCGACCCTGCCCACCGGCCGGTTCATCGACCTGGTCATCACGATGGCCGACGACGGAGCCATCACGGTCTACGTCGACGGTCAGGTGGCCGGTACGGCGAAGGTGCCGGACGGCGGCATCATCGGCTGCGCCACCCGCGAGCTGCGGTTCGCCGCAGACCAGGACGGCGGACAGCGGCTCACCGGTGAACTCGACCGGGTGGCCATCTTCCCGACGGCACTCCCCGCTGACCAGGTGGTCGGCTGGCAAGCCCGCGCCTTCGGCTAA